One window of Brevibacillus choshinensis genomic DNA carries:
- a CDS encoding RDD family protein: protein MENEKPLPSNAVGFWRRLGASLLDGLIIGIPLALISYSITGDTKGNLFTNLVSILYSILLPVFWYGFTIGKRIMGVRIVKLDGEQVGFGTMLLRAVIGIWLIYTVTLGLGAIISAIMVGVRKDKRAIHDLIAGTYVTSDPPKTGL from the coding sequence ATGGAGAACGAAAAACCGTTACCGAGCAATGCAGTTGGCTTTTGGCGTCGCTTAGGAGCGAGCTTGCTGGATGGATTGATTATCGGTATACCTCTTGCCCTTATCTCTTATTCCATAACGGGTGATACGAAGGGAAACCTGTTTACGAATCTGGTGTCAATCCTCTACAGCATCTTATTGCCTGTATTCTGGTATGGATTCACCATCGGGAAAAGGATTATGGGGGTACGGATCGTAAAGCTGGATGGCGAACAAGTGGGATTTGGTACCATGCTACTGCGAGCTGTAATTGGTATCTGGCTTATTTATACCGTCACACTCGGCCTCGGTGCGATCATCAGTGCAATCATGGTTGGTGTCCGGAAAGATAAGCGGGCGATTCACGATTTGATTGCAGGTACGTATGTCACTTCTGATCCACCAAAAACGGGGCTGTAA